A stretch of the Sphingosinithalassobacter tenebrarum genome encodes the following:
- a CDS encoding glycosyltransferase family 4 protein: MGARRRLVCLLGGTMQHRGGVESFCERACTAFEQHSRSWDVEWIAADTAFARPATLGRIAAGMRRLRQAKRKGAAAVWIQVTNLPDLLYIGWARLIGLPVIVTPHYGRNFTIERWARRTPFVRFALARADRLALLFDRQPSDITLPERTKRASIGTFLPRSIFELSSPPSEGPATLTLLHAARFSEQKGSFRFVEICAALHAKGLPFRATMIGRGDASTMARIESEIDAAGLAGHVTICSWADESEMAALLNDTDVLVHLSTLDCFPLIVLEALAVGVVPVVHELPGPCEMVERYAGLAVAGNAVADVVDWIAARDVQVLRTERSALRTQVRGDYQWEQPIRKIEALLDSVAPPIAHPTQ, encoded by the coding sequence ATGGGCGCGCGCCGCAGATTGGTGTGCCTGTTGGGCGGAACAATGCAGCACCGCGGCGGCGTCGAATCTTTCTGCGAGCGCGCATGCACCGCCTTCGAACAACATTCCCGAAGCTGGGATGTCGAATGGATCGCAGCGGACACGGCCTTTGCGCGTCCTGCGACTCTCGGCCGGATAGCCGCCGGAATGCGCAGGCTCCGCCAAGCGAAGCGCAAGGGCGCCGCCGCGGTATGGATCCAGGTGACGAATCTGCCCGATCTGCTTTACATCGGCTGGGCAAGGCTGATCGGTCTCCCGGTGATCGTCACGCCGCATTACGGTCGCAACTTCACGATTGAACGCTGGGCCCGCCGGACACCTTTCGTGCGTTTCGCGCTCGCCCGTGCCGACCGGCTGGCGCTGCTCTTTGATCGCCAGCCGAGCGATATAACGTTGCCGGAAAGGACAAAACGCGCGTCGATCGGAACGTTCCTGCCGCGCAGCATATTCGAGCTGTCGTCGCCCCCTTCCGAGGGTCCGGCTACTCTCACCTTGCTGCACGCCGCCCGGTTTTCCGAGCAAAAGGGCAGTTTTCGCTTCGTCGAAATATGCGCCGCGCTACACGCGAAGGGCCTGCCTTTCCGTGCAACAATGATTGGAAGAGGTGACGCATCGACAATGGCGCGCATCGAAAGCGAGATCGATGCCGCCGGGCTGGCCGGTCACGTGACGATATGCTCCTGGGCCGACGAAAGCGAAATGGCTGCGCTGCTGAACGATACCGACGTGCTGGTGCATCTTTCGACGCTCGACTGTTTCCCGCTGATAGTACTCGAGGCCCTAGCGGTCGGGGTCGTACCGGTGGTTCACGAACTGCCCGGCCCGTGCGAGATGGTCGAGCGTTATGCCGGACTGGCCGTTGCCGGCAATGCCGTGGCGGATGTTGTCGACTGGATTGCCGCTCGGGACGTGCAGGTGCTTCGCACCGAAAGGTCCGCCCTGCGCACGCAGGTGCGCGGCGACTATCAGTGGGAACAACCGATCCGCAAAATCGAAGCGCTTCTCGATTCGGTGGCGCCGCCTATTGCTCATCCGACGCAATGA
- a CDS encoding outer membrane beta-barrel protein — protein MTASAAPAARAGLGSLLLISIFAVSAPASAQVGGSLLLNPVEPEGFDIDEEVSVAQRARPEYDARGVRVRSFIVFPWAQIGVGTKQDPRPTALATANARISANSNWSRHSLRLAADVRTEQYTNSARPSANSWEVGLDGRYDIGSSAYINGTVNSALRAEDRFFGSVTAENIVISNYRNDSILLRGVYSSGRVRGMVTGDYQDYRFSPLELTDGRIRDQSFRDRRVYRVTGQFDYALSPSVALFTQVAYQDIDFDVDLVRSAGSIDSKGYRILGGASFQIPGLLNGTVGVGYSIRDYTLPQVSNETGVSAAARVNFFPSRRTTTAISVDRSLQDAPFGGADAYWSTLVGASIDHELRENVILTAWADYIWQAYVNSDNAADIYGGAVSGKYLISPNFELNATVSYRQRRSNVQQGGNDSASNFDDLTATVGFTFKL, from the coding sequence GTGACCGCGTCGGCGGCGCCAGCTGCGCGCGCGGGGCTTGGATCACTCCTGCTAATTTCCATCTTTGCAGTGTCCGCGCCTGCCTCAGCGCAGGTGGGCGGCTCGTTGCTGCTCAATCCGGTCGAGCCGGAAGGTTTCGACATCGACGAGGAGGTCTCGGTCGCTCAGCGGGCGCGGCCGGAATATGATGCGCGCGGCGTTCGTGTGCGATCGTTCATTGTTTTCCCGTGGGCTCAGATCGGTGTCGGTACCAAACAGGATCCCCGTCCGACTGCCCTGGCTACCGCCAATGCCCGGATTTCGGCCAACTCGAACTGGTCCCGGCACAGCCTGCGGCTGGCTGCGGATGTCCGCACCGAGCAATATACGAATTCCGCGCGCCCTTCCGCCAACAGCTGGGAAGTCGGGCTCGACGGACGCTACGATATCGGTTCGTCGGCCTATATCAACGGCACCGTGAATTCGGCATTGCGAGCCGAAGACAGGTTTTTCGGTTCGGTGACTGCGGAAAACATCGTCATTTCCAACTACCGCAACGATTCGATCCTGCTGCGTGGTGTGTACAGTTCCGGTCGCGTGCGTGGCATGGTGACCGGCGACTATCAGGACTATCGCTTTTCGCCGCTGGAATTGACCGACGGCCGCATCCGCGACCAGTCTTTTCGAGACCGACGCGTATATCGCGTGACCGGGCAGTTCGACTATGCGCTTTCGCCCAGCGTCGCGCTGTTCACGCAAGTCGCCTATCAGGACATTGATTTCGACGTCGATCTGGTGCGCTCGGCAGGTTCGATCGATTCCAAGGGCTATCGTATTCTGGGTGGCGCCAGTTTTCAGATCCCCGGGCTGCTGAACGGCACGGTAGGGGTCGGTTATTCGATTCGCGATTATACCTTGCCGCAGGTCAGCAATGAGACCGGCGTTTCGGCTGCGGCGCGCGTCAACTTCTTTCCGAGCCGGCGGACGACGACTGCCATCTCGGTGGATCGCAGCCTGCAGGATGCCCCTTTCGGTGGGGCCGACGCCTATTGGTCGACGCTGGTCGGTGCGTCGATTGACCATGAGTTGCGTGAAAACGTAATCCTTACGGCATGGGCCGACTATATCTGGCAAGCGTATGTCAACAGCGACAACGCAGCCGATATTTACGGCGGTGCCGTTTCGGGGAAATATCTGATTTCTCCAAATTTCGAGTTGAATGCGACGGTTAGCTATCGTCAACGACGGTCGAATGTGCAACAGGGCGGCAACGACTCTGCGAGCAACTTTGATGATCTCACTGCTACGGTCGGATTTACATTCAAGCTTTGA
- a CDS encoding polysaccharide biosynthesis/export family protein: protein MRAAYALILGALLALSGCAGGDRTVVSSGERYQHQSGPVGEYLLGAGDRLRVIVFNEERLSGEFLVGARGVVSLPLIGEVDAVGKTVEQIASVVTTRLADGYVRDPHVSVEVMAYRPFFVLGEVGQPGQFPYVVGLTASSAVATAGGFTPRANKKVIYIRGENESDEVAYELTPGLRVYPGDTIRVGETFF from the coding sequence TTGCGCGCTGCATACGCATTGATTTTGGGCGCCTTGCTTGCCCTTTCCGGCTGCGCGGGCGGAGATCGCACCGTCGTTTCAAGTGGCGAGCGGTACCAGCACCAGTCCGGCCCTGTCGGCGAGTATCTGCTTGGGGCGGGTGATCGGTTGCGCGTGATCGTGTTCAACGAAGAGCGCCTTTCGGGTGAATTCCTGGTCGGTGCGCGCGGCGTCGTCTCGTTGCCGTTGATCGGCGAAGTGGATGCGGTCGGCAAGACGGTCGAGCAGATTGCGAGCGTGGTCACGACACGTCTGGCGGATGGTTATGTGCGCGATCCGCATGTGAGTGTGGAGGTCATGGCCTACCGCCCGTTCTTCGTTCTCGGCGAAGTCGGGCAGCCGGGGCAGTTCCCCTATGTGGTCGGCTTGACCGCCAGCAGCGCAGTCGCCACGGCAGGTGGTTTCACGCCGCGTGCGAACAAGAAAGTCATCTATATTCGTGGCGAGAACGAAAGCGACGAAGTCGCCTACGAGCTGACGCCGGGGCTTCGCGTTTATCCGGGGGACACGATCCGTGTCGGGGAGACTTTCTTCTAG
- a CDS encoding glycosyltransferase family 2 protein: MTVTVGIKALNEEAHIADAIRSALAAVAPLNGEVVLADSGSSDATIAIARRFPIRIVQLRNPADACCGAGAQLAFQTVDTEFFYLLDGDMTLDPDFLPAAIALMRKRNDLAGVGGLMTEHNAGTQEFRIRVAEMRKWKAGDVAWLDGGGLYRTKAICEVGYLADRNLKSFEEFDLGARLHAKGWRLARIAVNATEHTAHGGGGYRLMIRRLKSGQMTGSGGVIRASLEGGYFPFVARRLGHLRSALAVLCWWLAILAAASYWPLGLVPLLLVPLVFLTWRRRSLNLGLYSFVYWNASAAMTLLGMVRPRKSPRDPLSVRVIASDEQ; this comes from the coding sequence ATGACCGTGACCGTCGGCATAAAGGCGTTGAACGAGGAGGCGCATATCGCTGATGCGATTCGCAGTGCGCTTGCCGCCGTTGCGCCGCTGAACGGTGAAGTTGTTCTGGCTGACAGCGGGTCGTCCGATGCCACCATCGCGATTGCGCGCCGGTTTCCCATTCGCATCGTCCAGCTGCGCAATCCTGCGGATGCGTGTTGCGGCGCCGGTGCCCAGCTCGCCTTCCAGACTGTCGATACCGAGTTTTTCTACCTCCTCGACGGGGATATGACGCTCGATCCCGATTTCCTGCCCGCCGCAATCGCGTTGATGCGCAAGCGCAATGATCTTGCCGGCGTGGGCGGGCTGATGACCGAGCATAATGCAGGAACACAGGAATTCCGCATCCGTGTGGCCGAAATGCGCAAGTGGAAGGCCGGCGATGTCGCCTGGCTCGATGGCGGCGGACTGTATCGAACGAAAGCCATATGCGAGGTCGGGTATCTCGCCGATCGCAATCTGAAATCCTTCGAGGAGTTCGATCTCGGTGCGCGGTTGCATGCCAAGGGGTGGCGGCTCGCGCGCATTGCTGTCAACGCCACCGAGCATACCGCGCATGGCGGCGGCGGCTATCGTCTCATGATCCGCAGACTGAAATCGGGGCAGATGACCGGTAGTGGCGGTGTGATCCGGGCATCGCTGGAAGGGGGCTATTTCCCCTTCGTGGCTCGCAGGCTGGGCCATCTGCGCAGCGCACTGGCCGTGCTGTGCTGGTGGTTGGCGATATTGGCGGCGGCAAGCTACTGGCCGCTCGGGCTTGTTCCGCTCCTGCTCGTGCCGTTGGTGTTTCTCACCTGGCGCCGCCGGTCGCTCAACCTTGGCCTCTATTCCTTCGTCTACTGGAATGCGAGCGCGGCAATGACGCTGCTGGGCATGGTCCGGCCGCGTAAATCTCCCCGCGATCCGCTTTCCGTTCGTGTCATTGCGTCGGATGAGCAATAG
- a CDS encoding GumC family protein, translating to MRDTIRRRWWVMALIAAAVFVAGAIYVYSLTPRYYSQARVRIDPSRDPLAASEKSERATLSDEAIQTEVSSFYSLNLGRSVVRELGLVDDPDFYSPPKEDGPQMTAEEREIAVANAVLGKLGVYREGQTYILGVGFESVDPVKAARIANAFASNYIQGEVGDRTAVAARQAQWFRQRIAELSAEVRAADAEVARFRAEHGLLQGNTEGFSAGTVTDQQVAPLAGSLAQAESEAAQARAELAAARRQMARRDWGAISGVLQSGVIATLRAQRAEVVRHISEVTARYGDRYVDTIQAREQLEQIDEQILQEARRIVGSLESRAAAAQARVDSLRSSLGQLESERAEDTRASVIAESLEREAEAKRALYEHTIEQSMASTQAAQNQMSAAAIVDRAEPPSQPSFPNKPLFLMLALFAGIAAGGGVIAFQEIMSVGMRSAEEIEDLLGLPILAAIPRVNDPNPADQLIEAPTSFFSESYRIARAALLTGQNESEAQVIAISSAIPGEGKTTTALAFARTLANAGSRTLLLECDIRRAALSQLVPLRKGIPGTVEILRQEATVDEAIQPSNFELLDHLLVREPYYTSENLFGGGRMQQLLAEVRKRYDHIVLDLPPLVGLADGRFIAAMADVNVMVIKWNDTPAKLARQAVATVRSDGANVGGAIVTMVDSSAEMVGGHYYLQRYSAYYQQKGE from the coding sequence GTGCGCGATACCATTCGCCGTCGCTGGTGGGTCATGGCGCTGATTGCCGCAGCGGTGTTCGTCGCAGGCGCAATTTACGTCTATTCGCTCACGCCTCGCTATTACAGCCAGGCTCGCGTTCGAATCGATCCTTCCCGCGATCCGCTGGCAGCGAGTGAGAAGTCGGAACGGGCGACGCTGAGCGATGAGGCAATTCAGACCGAGGTCTCTTCCTTCTATTCGCTCAATCTCGGCCGTTCGGTCGTGCGCGAGCTCGGGCTCGTCGACGATCCTGACTTTTATTCGCCGCCCAAGGAGGATGGGCCGCAGATGACTGCGGAGGAACGGGAGATCGCCGTCGCGAATGCCGTGCTCGGCAAGCTGGGTGTCTATCGCGAAGGGCAGACCTACATTCTCGGCGTAGGATTCGAATCGGTCGATCCCGTAAAGGCGGCGCGGATCGCGAATGCCTTCGCCAGCAACTATATCCAGGGCGAAGTGGGAGACCGTACCGCGGTCGCCGCGCGCCAGGCGCAATGGTTTCGCCAGCGCATCGCCGAGCTCAGCGCCGAAGTGCGCGCGGCGGATGCCGAAGTGGCGCGTTTCCGTGCCGAACATGGGCTTTTGCAGGGCAATACCGAAGGGTTCAGCGCCGGCACCGTTACCGATCAGCAGGTCGCGCCGCTAGCCGGAAGCCTGGCGCAGGCCGAATCCGAGGCGGCGCAGGCGCGTGCCGAGTTGGCGGCGGCGCGTCGTCAGATGGCGCGCCGTGATTGGGGGGCCATTTCCGGCGTGCTGCAATCGGGAGTGATCGCGACGCTGCGTGCCCAGCGTGCGGAAGTGGTGCGCCACATCTCCGAGGTTACTGCTCGCTATGGCGACCGGTACGTCGATACGATTCAGGCTCGCGAACAGCTGGAGCAGATCGACGAACAGATACTTCAGGAGGCGCGTCGCATCGTGGGGTCGCTGGAATCCCGGGCCGCGGCGGCGCAGGCGCGTGTCGACAGCCTGCGATCCTCGCTTGGACAGCTTGAATCCGAACGGGCCGAAGATACCCGCGCCAGCGTGATTGCGGAAAGCTTGGAACGCGAAGCCGAGGCAAAGCGTGCACTTTACGAACACACGATCGAGCAATCGATGGCCAGTACGCAGGCTGCGCAGAACCAGATGTCGGCGGCGGCGATCGTCGACCGGGCCGAACCGCCCTCGCAACCCAGCTTCCCCAACAAGCCGCTCTTCCTGATGCTGGCGCTTTTCGCGGGCATTGCTGCGGGTGGTGGTGTGATCGCCTTCCAGGAAATCATGTCGGTCGGTATGCGCTCCGCGGAAGAAATCGAGGATCTGCTTGGCCTGCCGATCCTCGCCGCAATTCCGCGGGTGAACGATCCCAACCCGGCGGATCAGCTGATCGAAGCTCCGACTTCCTTCTTCTCCGAATCCTATCGTATCGCGCGGGCGGCCCTGCTCACCGGGCAGAACGAGAGCGAGGCGCAGGTTATCGCCATTTCGTCGGCGATCCCGGGGGAAGGCAAGACGACCACCGCGCTTGCTTTCGCACGAACTCTGGCAAATGCCGGAAGCCGTACGCTGCTGCTGGAGTGCGACATTCGTCGTGCGGCGCTGAGTCAGCTGGTTCCGCTGCGCAAGGGAATTCCGGGTACGGTGGAAATCCTGCGCCAGGAAGCCACGGTGGACGAAGCGATCCAGCCGAGCAATTTCGAGCTGCTGGACCATCTGCTCGTCCGCGAGCCCTATTATACGTCGGAAAATCTTTTCGGCGGTGGCCGCATGCAGCAGCTCCTGGCCGAGGTTCGCAAGCGCTACGATCATATCGTGCTCGATCTGCCGCCGCTGGTGGGCCTGGCCGACGGCCGCTTCATTGCCGCGATGGCGGATGTCAACGTGATGGTGATCAAGTGGAACGATACGCCGGCAAAGCTTGCCCGTCAGGCGGTTGCGACCGTCCGTAGCGATGGTGCGAACGTCGGCGGCGCAATCGTCACGATGGTGGACTCGTCGGCCGAAATGGTCGGAGGACATTATTATCTGCAGCGCTATTCGGCCTATTATCAACAGAAGGGCGAATAG